The DNA sequence ACCGAGCGCACGCGCGAGATCGGCATCCGCAAGGCGATCGGGGCGCGCGAGCGGCACGTCCTCTTCCAGTTCCTCATCGAGTCGGTGATCATCAGCAGCCTCGGCGGGCTCCTCGGCCTCGGCGTCGGGCTGCTCGCGGCCTGGCTGGTGCCGCAGTTCGGCCCCCTCAAGACCAACGTGGAGGTCTCGAGCGCGGTGCTCGCCATCGGCGTCGCCGGCGGGGTCGGCATCTTCTTCGGCTTCTACCCCGCCTGGCGCGCCGCGCGCCTCGACCCCATCGAAGCCCTGCGTCACGAATAACGGGAGAGCTGCCATGAGAAGAGTCGTCATCGCCGGTTGCCTGCTGCTGTTCCCCGGCGCCGCGTCCGCCGCCGACGCCCCGGCGGGCGCGCCGCTCACGCTCTCGGTGTCGGAGGCGGTCCTCGCGAGCCTCGCGAACAACCGCGCGCTCGCCGTGGAGCGGTTTGCCCCCGCGATCGCCCGGACCGGCGAAGAGTCGGCGCTGGCTCCGTTCGACACCGCGCTCAGCGGCTCGCTGGCAGGCGCCTGGGACGAGGCGCCCGCGGGCAGCTCCACGGTCTTCGCCAGGGGGGACAGCCAGTCGCTCGGCTTCGCCGTGTCGAAGCTGCTCCCCTGGGGCACGACCCTCGGCGCCAGCATCGACGCCCAGCGCACCTCGCCGCCGGACTCCTTCCAGACCCGTTTCGGGATGAGCGTCACCCAGGCGCTCCTGCAAGGGTTCGGCAGCGACGTGAACCTGGCGGCGGTGCGCCAGGCCCGCGTCGACACCGCCCTGTCCGCGCAGGAGCTGCGCGGGGTGACCGAGAGCCTCGTCGCGCAGGTCGAGCAGGCCTGCTGGAACTACCTGCTCGCCGGGAGCGGCATCCAGATCGTGGAGCGCTCGCTGCGCATCGCCGAGGACCAGCTCGCCGAGGTCAGGGAGCGGATCGCGGTCGGGCGGCTCGCCGAGATCGAGCAGGCCGCCGCCGAGGCGGAAGTCGCGCTGCGCCGGGAGAACCTGATCAACGCCCGCAGCCTCCTCGCCACGACGCGGCTGAACCTGCTGCGCCTGGTCAACCCGCCGGGACCGGACACGCTGACCCGCGAGCTGGTCCTCACCGACCTGCCCGCGCTGCCGCCCGCGGACCCGGACACCGTCGAGGCCCACGTGGCGCTCGCCGAGCGCCTGCGGCCCGATCTCGCGCAGGCGCGCCTCCAGCTCGAGCGCGGCGAGCTCGAGGTCGTGAGGACCCGCAACGGGCTGCTGCCGAAGCTGGACCTCTTCATCGGCCTCGGCAAGACCGGCTACGCCTCCTCCTTCCTCGACAGCGTCGACCCCGGCGGCCACGGCTACGACGTCAAGGCCGGCCTGACCCTGAGCTTCCCCTGGGAGAACCGCGCTGCCCGCGCCGCCGACCGCCGCGCCGCGCTCTCGCGCGACCAGGCCGCGGAGTCGATCGCGAACCTCGCCCAGCTCGTGGAGGTCGACGTCCGGGGCGCCTGGATCGAGCTCGCGCGGCTGCGCGAGCAGGTCGCGGCGACCGAGGCGACGCGGCGGCTGCAGGAGGAGAAGCTGCGCGCGGAGACCGAGAAGTTCCGCGTCGGCAAGTCCACGGCCTTCCTCGTGGCGCAGGCCCAGCGCGACCTGCTCCAGGCGGCGATCGACGCCGAGACCGCGGTGGCCGGCTGCCTCAAGGCCCAGGTCGACCTCTACCGGCTCGAGGGGTCGTTGCTCGAGCGCAGAGGCATCGCAACCGCGGGCCGCTGAAGGTGGCATAATAAACGCTTCACACCACGACGGAGGGACGCACATGGGCAAGACCGAGCAGGATCTCAAGGACGCCTTCGCGGGCGAGTCGCAGGCCAACCGCACGTACCTCGCGTTCGCGAAGCAGGCCGACAAGGAGGGGCACCCCGCCGTCGCGCGGCTCTTCCGCGCCGCCGCGTACGCCGAGACCGTCCACGCCCACGCGCACCTGCGCGTGCTCGGCGGCATCAAGGACACGGCGACGAACCTGCGCGAGGCGATCGGCGGGGAGACCCACGAGTTCCAGAAGATGTACCCGGCGATGATCGCCGACGCGGAGGCCGAGGGGAAGGCGCCCGCGCTGGCCTCCTTCCGCCACGCCAACGCCGTCGAGAAGACCCACGCCGAGCTCTACCAGAAGGCGCTCGACAACCTGGGCAGGAACGCGGACACCGCCTACTGGGTCTGCGAGGTCTGCGGCCACACCGCGGAGAACGAGGCGCCCGAGGTCTGCCCGGTCTGCGGGGCGCGCCGCCAGGCCTTCACCAAGGTCGATTGAGGACCGTCGCCCGCCCCGCCCCGGCGGGGTCCAGCGTGCGGCTGCGGCTGCTGAGCTGGAACATCCACAAGGGCATCGGCGGCCTGGACCGGCGGTACCGGCCGGAGCGGATCGTCGACGTGCTCGGGCACTACGCCCCGGACGTCGTCCTCCTGCAGGAGGTCGACGACGGGGCGCAGCGCTCCCGGCACGACCGCCAGGTGGACCTCTTCGCGAAGGCCCTCGGCATGTCGCACCGGGCGTTCTTCCCCAACGTGCGCGTGCGCGGCGGCGGGAGCTACGGCAACGCGGTGCTCAGCCGCCACCCGATCGCCGCCGCGCGCAACGTCGACCTGACCTTTCCCGCCAAGAAGCACCGCAGCGCCCTCTACGCGGCCCTGCAGGTGCACGGCGCCCACGGCGGGCGCCCGCGCGCGGTGCACGTCTTCAACCTGCACCTCGGCCTTTCGGGCTTCGAGCGCAAGTGGCAGCTCGGCCGCTTCTTCGCCGACCACCCCTTCGCCGGCCTCGGCGTGCACGCGCCGGTGATCGTCGGCGGGGACTTCAACGACGTCTGGGGCCGGCTCGCCCGCTTCTTCTTCGAGCCCGCCGGCTTCCAGGTGCCGGAGCGCCCGGTGCGGACATTCCCGGCCTGGGCGCCGGTGCGGGCCCTCGACGCCGTCTACGCCCGCGGCCCGCTGCGGGTGCGCCACCTCTACCGCTCGCACCTGCGCACGGCGCGCTTCGCCTCCGACCACCTGCCGCTGTACGCGGAGCTGGAACTGGTGTAGCCCGGGTCGCGGGGAGGGCTTTTCGCGCCCTGGCGGCGTTGCTTCTCGCGTTGCTTGTGCGGCGGGCACCAGCCCGCCTCCGCGCACGCTCGGCGCTGCCTTGCCAGGACACGAAAATCCGCTCCCCCCGACTCGGGCGCCCTCCCGTGGACTGACCATGCCAGGGACCGTGCGGAACCGTTGCCCTCGCTCCGCTGGGCGACCCACATCGTTGCCCTTGCTTCGCTGGGCGACCAGCAGACGGAATTCCCTTGTCTCATTGCAGCGTCCGCCGGGCGCCGAGAAGGGGTCAGATGCAAGGAGCGCGACGATCCGGCGACTGAGGCGGCCTGGTGGCCGCCGCAGGGAGGCGGGAGGAGTGCGACGCCGCAGGTGGCCCCTTATCGGCGCTCGGCGCGGCGCTCGGCGAGGAGCGTCGCGGCGCGGGCGGTGACGACCTGCGAGAGCCGCGCGTCCGCCGCGATCTCCCGCAGCTGCTGGTCGAGCAGCAGGTGCAGCAGCGCGAGCACGATGGCCGTGGGCGTCCCCGGGTTGTGGGCGAGCGCCACGCGCACCCGATCACGCACGCCCCAGCGCGCGTGGCGGGCGATCGCCGTGAGCACCTCCTCGCGCACCGGCGAGCGGGCGGCCATCCGCACGACCTCGACCTCGGTGATGCGCGGGTTGTTGAGCAGGTTCGCCACGACGGCGGGGTCAGGGTCGCCGAGCAGCCGCTCGATGAGCCCGATGTCGTTGCGGCGCGCCAGCGAGCGGCGCACGCCGAGCGGGACCTTGGCCAGGGCCTTCGGCAGCGCGGGGGCCGGCGGCGCGAGCCGCTCGTCGAGCGGCGGCAGGTCCAGGAACATCCCGGCCAGATCGTAGCGCCCGGCGCGGCGCGCGTGCGCGAGCACCCGGATCGCGAGGCCCTCGTCCCAGGCGATGCGCAGGCCCGGCGTGATCATCGCCTTGACGAGCAGGTCCGCGCCGGGCTCGTGCCGGTCGGCCGCCGCGATGATCTCGCCGAGCGCCGCCGCGATGAGGTCGGGGGCGTGCGCCGCCAGCCGCCCCCCGAGGGCGCGCGCGCGCTGCTCGGGGTCGACGATGCCCGCGAGGCACCGGCAGAGGTCCGCCGCCAGGTCCGCCGGCGCCGGCGGGCCGGCCCCTCCCTTCTCGCCCATAGGCCCTCCCTCGCGCCCCTCGCCCCGCGCCGCACGATAGCACAGCGGCAGCGCGCGGCTTTGACATCCGCACGGCCGGGAACGTAAAATCCGCCGGCCATGACCGCGCCGAAAAAGTCCTCGCCGTACTGGGCTCCCGCGCTCGAGGCGCTCGACCGGGCGGGCCTCGAGCGCCTGCAGCTCGAGCGGCTGCGCGCGACGCTCGCGCGCGCTGCGCGCGCCCCCCACTACCGCCGCGTCTTCAAGGCGCAGGGCGTCGACCCGCGGGGCATCTCCTCGCTCGCCCAACTCCCGGAGCTGCCGTTCACGGTCAAGGACGACCTGCGCTCCGACGCGAACTTCCCGTACGGCTTCCTCACGGTGCGGCGCGACCGCCTCGTGCGCCTGCACTCGTCCTCGGGGACGACGGGCCGCCCGACGGCGGTCTTCCACACCCGCCGCGACCTCGCCGCCTGGACCGACCTGCTCGCGCGCTCGCTCTGGATGATCGGCGTGCGACCCGGCGACGTCTTCCAGAACATGATGGGCTACGGGCTCTTCACCGGCGGCCTCGGGCTGCACTACGGCGCGGAGCGCCTCGGGGCGCTGACCATCCCCGCGGGGGCCGGCAACAGCCGCCGGCAGATCGCGCTCATGCAGGACTTCGGCACCACCGTGCTGCACATCATCCCCTCGTACGCGCTGCGGCTGATCGACGCGTTCCGCGAGGCCGGCGTCGACCCGCACGCCCTCGGCCTGCGCGCGGCGGTCCTCGGCGCCGAGCCGCACTCCGAGGCGGCGCGCCGGCGCATCGAGGAGCTCTTCGGGCTGCGCGCCTACAACTGCTACGGCCTCTCCGAGCTCAACGGCCCCGGGGTCGCCTTCGAGTGCCCCGAGCAGGACGGGCTGCACCTCTGGGAGGACGCCTACCTCGCCGAGGTCGTGGACCCGGCGACCGGGCGCCCCGTCCCGGACGGCACGCGCGGCGAGCTCGTGCTGACGAACCTGACGCGCGAGGGGATGCCGCTCGTGCGCTACCGCACGCGCGACCTGACGACGCTGCGCGCGGAAGCCTGCCCCTGCGGCCGCACGCACCGGCGCATCGAGAGGATCACGGGGCGCACCGACGACATGCTCATCGTCAAGGGGGTCAACATCTACCCCGTCCAGGTCGAGCGCGTGCTCATGCGCTTCGCCGAGATCGGCAGCGAGTACCTGATCGTGCTCGCGACGGTCAACCATCTCGACCAGTTCGCGGTGCGCGCCGAGCTGAAGGCCGACGCCTTCCGCGGCGACCTGCACGCCCTCGAGGCGCTGCGCAAGCGCATCGCGGACGAGCTGCGCAACGAGATCCTGGTCAGCGCGCGCGTCGAGTTGCTCGAGCACGGCAGCCTGCCGCGCGGCGAGGGCAAGGCCGTGCGCGTGCAGGACCTGCGCGAGAAGTAGCGGCGCGGACGGCGGACAACGGGAGGGAGCCATGGCGCACCAGATCGCGATCTTCGCCGAGAACCGGCCCGGGCGCCTCGAGCGCGTCTCGCGCGTCCTCGGCGAGGCGGGCGTCAACATCCGGGCGATCACGATCGCCACCGCGGAGGCCTTCGGCGTCATCAAGCTGCTCGTCGACGACCCCGGCAAGGCCTACGCCGCGCTCGCGGCCGGCGGGGTCCCGGTCTTCAAGCGCGAGATCGTCGCGATCGTCATGGACGACCGCCCCGGCGGCCTGCACGAGGCGACGGCCGCGCTGAGCGCCGCGGGGATCAACATCGAGGACGCGTACGGCTTCGTCGTCGAGGACAAGCGGCGCGCGGTGCTCGTCGTCGAGGTCGAGAAGATCCCCGAGGCGATCGGCGTCCTGCGCGAGCGCGGCATCCGCACCCTCTCCGACGAGGAGATCTACACGCTCTAGATGCGCGCTCCGCGGTACCGAGCCCTGCTGCTGGATCTCGACGGCACGCTCCTCGACGTCGAGATGCGCAGCTTCCTCGAGGCCTTCTTCCCGCTGGCGGCCGCCCGCTTCGGCGGGCCCCGCGAAGCCGATGCCATCGCGCGCGCCCTGGGCGAGGCCGCCCGGGCCATGGCACGCGCCACCGACGGCGCCCGCACCGTCGACGTGGTCTTCCTCGAGGCCTTCGCCCCCGCGGTCGGCCTGACGCCCGGCCAGGTCCGCGCCGTGTTCGAGGACTTCTACGGCGGGGACTTCGAGCAGCTGCGGCGCCTGACGCGCCCGGCCCCCGCAGCGCGGCGGCTCGTGGATCGTGCGCTCAAGCTCGGGCTGCAGCTGGTGCTGGCGACGAACCCGGTCTTCTTCGACGCCGCGATCCGCGCGCGCATCCGCTGGGCGGGGCTCGAGGACGTCCCGTTCAGCCTCGTCACGGCCGCCGAGCTCATGCGCTGGACCAAGCCGCACGCCGGCTATTTCGCGCAGGTGCTCGAGCTGACGGACCTGCGGCCCGAAGAATGCCTCATGGTCGGCGACGACCCGGTGATGGACATGTCCGCGCGTCGCGTCGGCATCGCCACCTGGCTGGCGCTGCGCCGCGGGCAGAAGCCGCGCGCGGCGCCGCTCGCGGACGAGAGCGGCACCCTCGTCCAGCTCTCCCGTTCTCTCTAGAGCACCCAGCGGCCGTCGCGGAGGATCTCCTTCGTGCGGCCGCCGGGCAGCTCCGCGGCCAGGGAGGCCTTGAAGACCACGTAGTCCTGGTGGAACGGCGTCGCGACCTTCCCGCCGAAGCCGTGGTTGTCGCCGAACGCGACGTGGACCGTGCCGAGGATCTTCTCGGACTCGAGGATGTTGTCCGGCCGCTTCGCCCCGGGGTTGGTGCCGACGCCCAGCTCCGCGACGTTCGCGTTGAGGGCGCTCTCGCGCACCTTCCGGCGCAGCAGTTCGGCTGCCGGCCCCTCCCCCTCGACCTCGTGGAGCAGTCCGTCCCGCACCCAGAGCGCCATCGGCTTCTTGAGCCGGTCGGTCTGCGACCACTCGGCGATCAGCACGCCCTGCGTCGTCCCCTCCAGCGGCGCGAGGAACGCCTCGCCCGCCGGCAGGTTGCCGTACTTCCCCGGCACGTGCAGGAGCCCGTCGTCGGGGTGGCAGACCCGTCCGCCGAGGTCCATCCGCAGGTAGG is a window from the bacterium genome containing:
- a CDS encoding phenylacetate--CoA ligase, which translates into the protein MTAPKKSSPYWAPALEALDRAGLERLQLERLRATLARAARAPHYRRVFKAQGVDPRGISSLAQLPELPFTVKDDLRSDANFPYGFLTVRRDRLVRLHSSSGTTGRPTAVFHTRRDLAAWTDLLARSLWMIGVRPGDVFQNMMGYGLFTGGLGLHYGAERLGALTIPAGAGNSRRQIALMQDFGTTVLHIIPSYALRLIDAFREAGVDPHALGLRAAVLGAEPHSEAARRRIEELFGLRAYNCYGLSELNGPGVAFECPEQDGLHLWEDAYLAEVVDPATGRPVPDGTRGELVLTNLTREGMPLVRYRTRDLTTLRAEACPCGRTHRRIERITGRTDDMLIVKGVNIYPVQVERVLMRFAEIGSEYLIVLATVNHLDQFAVRAELKADAFRGDLHALEALRKRIADELRNEILVSARVELLEHGSLPRGEGKAVRVQDLREK
- a CDS encoding FtsX-like permease family protein, with the protein product TERTREIGIRKAIGARERHVLFQFLIESVIISSLGGLLGLGVGLLAAWLVPQFGPLKTNVEVSSAVLAIGVAGGVGIFFGFYPAWRAARLDPIEALRHE
- a CDS encoding HAD family hydrolase, translating into MRAPRYRALLLDLDGTLLDVEMRSFLEAFFPLAAARFGGPREADAIARALGEAARAMARATDGARTVDVVFLEAFAPAVGLTPGQVRAVFEDFYGGDFEQLRRLTRPAPAARRLVDRALKLGLQLVLATNPVFFDAAIRARIRWAGLEDVPFSLVTAAELMRWTKPHAGYFAQVLELTDLRPEECLMVGDDPVMDMSARRVGIATWLALRRGQKPRAAPLADESGTLVQLSRSL
- a CDS encoding TolC family protein; translation: MRRVVIAGCLLLFPGAASAADAPAGAPLTLSVSEAVLASLANNRALAVERFAPAIARTGEESALAPFDTALSGSLAGAWDEAPAGSSTVFARGDSQSLGFAVSKLLPWGTTLGASIDAQRTSPPDSFQTRFGMSVTQALLQGFGSDVNLAAVRQARVDTALSAQELRGVTESLVAQVEQACWNYLLAGSGIQIVERSLRIAEDQLAEVRERIAVGRLAEIEQAAAEAEVALRRENLINARSLLATTRLNLLRLVNPPGPDTLTRELVLTDLPALPPADPDTVEAHVALAERLRPDLAQARLQLERGELEVVRTRNGLLPKLDLFIGLGKTGYASSFLDSVDPGGHGYDVKAGLTLSFPWENRAARAADRRAALSRDQAAESIANLAQLVEVDVRGAWIELARLREQVAATEATRRLQEEKLRAETEKFRVGKSTAFLVAQAQRDLLQAAIDAETAVAGCLKAQVDLYRLEGSLLERRGIATAGR
- a CDS encoding rubrerythrin family protein; protein product: MGKTEQDLKDAFAGESQANRTYLAFAKQADKEGHPAVARLFRAAAYAETVHAHAHLRVLGGIKDTATNLREAIGGETHEFQKMYPAMIADAEAEGKAPALASFRHANAVEKTHAELYQKALDNLGRNADTAYWVCEVCGHTAENEAPEVCPVCGARRQAFTKVD
- a CDS encoding endonuclease/exonuclease/phosphatase family protein; its protein translation is MRLRLLSWNIHKGIGGLDRRYRPERIVDVLGHYAPDVVLLQEVDDGAQRSRHDRQVDLFAKALGMSHRAFFPNVRVRGGGSYGNAVLSRHPIAAARNVDLTFPAKKHRSALYAALQVHGAHGGRPRAVHVFNLHLGLSGFERKWQLGRFFADHPFAGLGVHAPVIVGGDFNDVWGRLARFFFEPAGFQVPERPVRTFPAWAPVRALDAVYARGPLRVRHLYRSHLRTARFASDHLPLYAELELV
- a CDS encoding ACT domain-containing protein; this encodes MAHQIAIFAENRPGRLERVSRVLGEAGVNIRAITIATAEAFGVIKLLVDDPGKAYAALAAGGVPVFKREIVAIVMDDRPGGLHEATAALSAAGINIEDAYGFVVEDKRRAVLVVEVEKIPEAIGVLRERGIRTLSDEEIYTL